In Geitlerinema sp. PCC 9228, a single genomic region encodes these proteins:
- a CDS encoding ABC transporter permease subunit, whose product MPLSFWFVANALNPFQEQLIPLGNWIEGVVDFLVNNFRWVFQGIRVPVNWVLDIIENVLQAIPPVIFLILLGLLAWQLAGRGIAIFSIIAMAAIGAIGAWEASITTLSLVLTAVTFCAIVGIPLGILAAKSDNFEQAIRPVLDAMQTLPAFVYLVPVVMLFGTGKVPGVIVTFIFAVPPLIRLTNIGIRQVPGDVVEAAEAFGSTPTQTLGEVQIPLAMPTILAGLNQSLMLALSMVVIASLIAVEGLGQMVNRGIGRLDVGLAAEGGIGIVLLAIIIDRITQAVGKTDRTISWKERGPVGFILSLTGSGEQKQSVS is encoded by the coding sequence ATGCCGTTGTCGTTCTGGTTTGTCGCCAACGCTCTCAATCCCTTCCAAGAACAGCTCATTCCCCTAGGTAATTGGATTGAAGGGGTTGTAGATTTCCTGGTCAACAACTTTCGATGGGTCTTTCAAGGAATCCGCGTTCCCGTGAACTGGGTGTTGGATATTATTGAAAATGTTTTGCAAGCCATTCCCCCAGTTATTTTCTTAATTTTGTTGGGATTGCTAGCTTGGCAATTAGCCGGTCGTGGTATTGCCATTTTCAGCATCATTGCCATGGCTGCCATTGGTGCCATTGGCGCTTGGGAAGCATCCATCACGACCCTGTCTCTGGTGCTAACAGCCGTTACTTTCTGTGCCATTGTGGGCATTCCTTTGGGCATTCTAGCTGCCAAAAGCGATAACTTCGAGCAAGCCATTCGTCCGGTTCTCGACGCCATGCAGACCCTACCAGCCTTCGTTTATTTGGTGCCCGTGGTTATGCTGTTCGGAACCGGCAAAGTTCCCGGCGTAATTGTAACCTTTATTTTCGCCGTTCCCCCTTTAATCCGCCTGACCAACATTGGTATCCGTCAGGTTCCCGGCGATGTAGTGGAAGCGGCAGAAGCTTTTGGATCCACCCCCACTCAAACTCTAGGGGAAGTCCAAATTCCCCTGGCCATGCCTACCATTCTGGCAGGTCTCAACCAATCCTTGATGCTAGCCCTGTCCATGGTGGTCATTGCCTCACTCATTGCTGTGGAAGGATTGGGTCAAATGGTCAACCGCGGCATTGGTCGTTTGGATGTGGGATTGGCAGCTGAAGGCGGTATTGGGATTGTTTTGCTGGCTATTATCATCGACCGCATTACTCAGGCTGTAGGCAAAACTGACCGTACCATTTCCTGGAAAGAACGGGGACCCGTGGGCTTCATTTTATCTCTCACCGGATCTGGCGAGCAAAAACAGTCTGTCAGTTAA